The following coding sequences lie in one Bacteroidia bacterium genomic window:
- the lipB gene encoding lipoyl(octanoyl) transferase LipB: MQQATVHRLGLIDYQEAWDYQLALFKATIDRKLINRDLPKEQQVPTENHFVFCQHPHTYTLGKSGDDKHLLANEALLQNIGAKFYHINRGGDITYHGPGQLVGYPIFDLDNFFTDIHKFMRLMEEAIIRFLAKYGLKGERWEGFTGVWLDVDKPSRCRKICAMGVHTSRWVTMHGFALNVSTDLSYFDYIIPCGIENRGVTSLEKELGQKFDWEQVRLEVLKEFEEVFEFEGVNQ; the protein is encoded by the coding sequence CCGTTCACAGGCTAGGCTTAATCGACTATCAAGAGGCCTGGGATTACCAGTTGGCTTTGTTCAAGGCTACCATCGACCGTAAACTAATAAACCGAGATTTACCGAAAGAGCAGCAGGTTCCAACCGAAAACCATTTCGTTTTTTGTCAACACCCACATACCTATACCTTGGGCAAAAGTGGCGACGATAAGCATTTACTGGCCAATGAAGCCTTGTTGCAGAACATCGGAGCCAAATTTTACCACATCAACCGGGGCGGCGATATAACTTACCACGGTCCCGGTCAACTGGTAGGATATCCCATTTTTGATTTAGATAATTTTTTTACCGACATACACAAATTTATGCGTTTGATGGAAGAAGCAATCATTCGATTTTTAGCCAAATACGGCTTAAAAGGCGAACGTTGGGAAGGCTTTACCGGGGTGTGGCTGGATGTAGATAAACCTTCCCGTTGCCGAAAAATTTGCGCCATGGGTGTCCATACAAGTCGCTGGGTTACTATGCATGGCTTTGCCTTGAATGTGAGCACGGATTTAAGCTATTTCGACTATATCATTCCATGCGGCATTGAAAACCGGGGTGTTACTTCCCTGGAGAAGGAATTGGGACAAAAGTTTGATTGGGAGCAAGTGCGTTTGGAGGTTTTGAAAGAGTTTGAGGAAGTATTTGAATTTGAAGGGGTAAATCAATAA